TAATCAATGATCTCTGGGTCTGTTTTAGGGCCTGGTATAATTTCTAAAAGCCTTAGGTATCTTGGTGGATTAAAGAAGTGTGTTCCGCAAAAGTGTTTTTGGAAATCTTCACTTCTACCTTCTGACATTAGGTTCATCGGAATCCCCGAGGTATTCGATGTAATAAGTGTTCCAGGCTTTCGGTACTTTTCTACCTGATCAAAAATGATCTTCTTGATGTCAAGCCTTTCTACAACAACTTCAATGATCCAGTCAACATTCGCAATCTTTGACATATCATCCTCGAAATTTCCAGTAGTAATCAGCTTGGAGACTGACTTGTCGTAAACTGGGGAGGGCTTAGACTTTAATGCAAAGGTGAGCGCATCATTTACAATTTGATTTCTGGATGCCGGTTTATTCTTGTTATATTCTGTTAAGTCTCTTGGGACAATATCCAAAAGCAAAACTTCTACACCAATATTGGCAAAATGACAGGCAATTCTGGAACCCATTACTCCAGAACCCAATACTGCTACTTTTTTTATACTTCGACTCATGTGTTTAGAATATTGATTTAGAATCTATCAATTGATTAATCTTAGTTATTACCTCAAAGAATGTATCGAGCTTATCCGATGCAATCGATTTCCTAACAGCTTCATTAAAACGGATCACCGTTTCCCTTGAAACTCTTCTTTTTTCCTGACCTGTTTCGGTCAAGAAAATTCTCACCGACCGGCCATCGTTCGGGTCTTTTTCTCTGTAGATAAAGCCTTTTTCTTCCATGTTTTTTAACATGCGCGTAAGACTTCGAGATTCGAGACCCATAAGAGGTGCAATCTTTGTTGCAGGTGTACCTTCAACAGGGTCAATGTTAAGGACGACAAAAGCCATGGATGTTGTACTCTCATGCTGTACAGCCTGTTGGTTATACATCCTGTAAATGGCATGCCAGCACATTTTTATTTGGTGATCTACAGTCTCTTCTCTCTTCATAAGGCTTTGAGGTCTTACGAATTTAGAAAAAATTTGTTATGCATGCATACTATTTTCTCTAAAAAAAGAGCCTAGCATAAAATAGGCTCTAACTAAATTAATTTTCAGCGATTCTTTGAGCTAAGAAAACTGCCGTCAATGAAGAACTAATAATAGCAGCAAGCGTACCGAATGTTTCTAAGAATTTACCATTGTTTTGGCGCTCTGGTTTCGGAGGTTTAATGGAGACTGTAATTATGGATCCATCGAGAACCCTAGGGTTAGCAAACCAACCAACTTTTCGAGTGAACCCAGTAGGTTCCGTGATGTATATTTTTCTACCTTCTTTCGTTTTTCCTCCAGCATTTCTAACGTATGTTCTTACACCTTTACCAGAGATATACTTTTGCAAGGATGGGTTAACCACCTGACCACCAACTTGAACAGTAAAAACAGATTCTGGGAATACAATACGGTCATTATCGTTTACTGTAATATCAAACTTCGAATTACGCTCTTCAAAGAGTTTTTCAAAAGAAAATGCCAATTGTTGACCATTTCTAAAAAATTTTGCTCCTGGCAAATAGACATTGGGAGATAAACCTCCTGCCCGCCTTATAACACTTGACAGTGTTTCTCCCTTGGATTCCAAATAATAAGTTCCGGGAAACTTGACCTCGCCTTCTAAAACTACAGATCTTCCTTCAGCAGACCCTGGTATCAAGTCCACATTAATTCTATCATTATGTTTTAGTAGAAAGTCATTATTATCTGATGCCGATTTAAGTCCTAATAAATAATCTTTGTCGACTTTTACCCTTTGATTTGTAGCAATTTCATTTCCACTAAAGTCAAAAAATTCACGTGTGATTGTTACTGAGTCTTGAAAAGACTTTTCCAAAAACCCTCCAGCCTGAATTAGTAAATCTTCTACGTTCATTTCTTCAGTCATTCTAAATCGACCGCCGTTTTTTACGGCACCTTGAACAGAAACATACTTTTCTAAAACCTCCGTAATATCTCTACTATAAAGAATAACCTGATCTTTCGGCCTTAAGACAACATCAAATTGCTTATTCAAGACGCTATCAAGATCAAAAGACACAACTTGATATTCGATTTTTCCTTCCTGATATCGAAAGAGATCCGCCCTGCTAGTCAAAATTCGATTTTGAAAATCTAAGTCTTCGATATTGGCAGACATGAATATAAGGTCATAAAGAGAAAGGTTTTCTCTCCACGGCATAGTTATAGGGTCTGCCGCAAAGCCGGAGATAGAAACAGATTCTAGAGACTTAACCTCATTCTCATTATAAACTTTGAGACTATCTTGTCTTTGCAGTACTATATTTTCTGCCCCATTAGTTGAGTTAAGTATTGAAGAGAGAGAAAATGTTCTAAACTTTAAATCACCATTTTCATCGACTCTGAATAAATCCACTTTGTCTAAATAAGTATTAGGCCTGATACCACCAGCCTTCATTATCAAATCCTTTAGGTTCATTGTCTCGTTGAGCTGATATTCTCCTGGCCTAAAAACAGACCCTTCAATATTTACAACATTATTTAAGTCTTCTAATACCTTATCAAAGGTTATAATATCACCATCTTGAAGTTTGTAATTGACTCCTTGTTCGATTAATTCCTTGTAGTTGATATTGATAATTTCCCGATCAAAATTTGATGACCCATCTCTGTCCGAAATGGACTTTATTCTCTTAATCGTCACGGATTCAGTATAGGCTGTGGGTCTCAAGCCCCCAGCAAAACTGATTAGGTCAATCAACCCTTCGTTATCCTTTAATTCAAAAATAGCTTCCTTATTTACCTCTCCTAATAAGGTTATACTGTTCTTCCTACTTGGTATAAATACTACATCATTGCTTACCAGTCGAATGTCTTCTCTTGCAGTACCTTTTATGAGATAGTCGTACAAATCCATTGTTGATATGTACCTATTGTTTCGAAAGACTTTAATTTCTCTAAGTGAACCAGATATCTTGATTCCTCCAGAAACATAAAGTGAATTCATTGTGGTTGCAAATGCATTAATCAAATGCGACCCTGGCTTATTAGATTCCCCCATTACCATGATTCTGATGGGTCTTAATTTGGTCAATGAAACATCTAAAAATATTTTTGGTGGATTTTTCTTTAGACCTGAATAAAATTTAGAGAGATACTCTTTCATTCGAACATTCAGGTTTTCATAAGTAGTACCTGAAACGAACACTTGCCCAACATTAGGGATAAACAAGTTTCCATTGATATCGACTTTCCCCTCAAATTGGAACTCTGCTTCCCCCCATAAATAAACTCTTAACTCATCTCCTGGACCGATCAAATATCCCGGATCGATGTTTCCTACTAAAGCCCCTTGATTTGCATAAGGGTTATTATTAAATATGCTGTAGCCAAAGTACTTGACTGATGTACTTTGAGCAGTTACTGGCGCATTGGTTGGCTGGGTTTCAGCTTGTTTTATTATTTGATCACCCGAAGTGTACTTGACAGTATCTGTTGAAACTTCTTGAACATTTTTAGGAGTAGAGTCGGTCGTCTCAGATCCAGAAATATATTTTCTGATGTATTCGTCATAATCCAGTCCATATACTTTTGCTTGCCTTCTGGCATCATCTTCAGTCATTCCTCTTTTACGCAATTCAGATAGAATTTCTTCTTTCGTATCAATTCCTCTCTTTTCAAGTTCAGCTTTAACTTGAGCTTCAGACTGGGCATTTGTAGGAGTAATTGAAAAGACTGTTATCAACAAAAAAATTGATGCAAACAGACAGAAGGGACTTTTGGTTCTAGTATCTTTCATGTGTTGAAGCAAAAAAAACGCACCCTTTCGGGTAGCGTCAGTCCCTAAAAGTAAGAATTTTTTTTATAGGTGTAGCAATATAGTGCCTAAACCACCATCCTTAACATTATAATAATCTAGTTAAAACTCAGTAATGTGAAAATCTGGCCCTTTTCCTAGACTTATTAAATCAAACAATGAATAGAACTCTAAGGTGTAGGTATCTTTCAACTTACAGTCACCATTATCCATAATTTCCATGACTTCGAAATGAAAGGTTTCTCCAAAGTTGACAAGCTCAAAGCGCTTGCCAATTCTAAGGTTATTGAATGATGTTGACATTGAACTAATTACTAAAGTCTCCTCGTAATTCCCGGAATCTATTTCTTGCTTCTGCGACAAAAATACTTCCCGGAAACTTCTTAAGTAAATCGTTGTAAATATTCATTGCGTTCTCACTATTCCCTAGGTCTTCTTCGTTAATCTTGGCAGTGAGAAAAAGTGCATCGTCACCTAATATTTCGTAGTAGTAAGTTTCATTTATTTTATTCAGAGCTTCGAGCGCGAGCGGAAAATCTCCAAGTTCTCTTAATGTATTAGCTTTCAAATAAAGTAGTTCATCTACTATGGAGTGACTCTCATACTTGATCAACATACTATCCATAAGTGCAATGCTTTCTTGTTTCTGGTTCTGAAAAAGCATCAATTCAATGTTAGCATACTCTTGCATCACAAGATCAGTAGTATCAAACACAGTGTTATTCTTAATCAGTATACTTAAGTCGAGAGCATCATTTGCGATTTCTCTCGACGTTGCTAGTTTCAAGATATCCAAGTTGCTTTGTGCTAATTCGAAATCACCTTTGAAGTAAGATAGTTTAGCGCTCTTGAGTTTAGCCATATAACCCAAAGGTTCATCTTTAAACATCCTTTCTACTTGACCATAAAGAAGAATTGACTCCCAGGGTTCTTTATTTAATAAGTAGATATCGGCAAGATCCATTTTCGCTTCTGCAACCACCTTATTTCTTCCAACTGGCTGATCTAGAACTTCGGTGAGGGTTTCAATCGCAGCTGTGACTTGATTCAATTCAAAAGCTTGCAATAAAGCAACACGACGCTGTGCCTCAATTACTGAAAATACATCCCTAGACTGCTCAATAAAATCTCCATACTTAGTTATTAGTTGTTTTATTGCAGTTGTATCTACAGGGTATGTCGATTTTAAAACTTCTTCTTCAGACAGGAGTGTATATCTAGAAGCGAGTCTACGATTTGGACTTTCTTGAAAATCATTGAGAATATAATCAAATGCCTTTTGAGAAGTTTTGTAATCCGTATTTCTGTAGGCAATCATGCCTACATTCATGATATTATCTCCATTATTTTCTAACCTTCTATCCAATGCTCTTGCCTGACGTAGGGCTGCTGAAAAATTCTTTTGTTGCAGATGAGTCCATACTAACAAATCATTGAAGGCTGGTTTTCCAGGTTCTTTTTGAATGAAATCATATAGGATCACCTCTAGGGTATCTAAGTCCTCAGGTTCTCTAAGATAATTTTGAAGGGAATTTTTTACATAGTTTAAGTTCTGCGGCTGATTTTTTGAAAAGGTTAGATACTCTGAAACCATTTCCGCTTTTCGATTCATAAAGCGATATATATTGGCCAAATCCAGCGCAAACATATCTTCTCTGCCAATTGCCCTACGTCCATCTACATATGCCTTGATCGCCTTTTCACGGAAGTCTTTCTCAAAGAACTTATTCGCTAGAATTCTGATTCGCGTACCCTTCTTATCTTTTGAAGTCTTTAGAGTTTCTTTTCGAATAACATTGTCCAGTAAGGACTCTATTTTCTCTTCCTCCTTCTTTGCTCGATAAACAGTTGCTAAATCTATTTCATACTCAAAATTATCAGGATTGTCCCTTAAAACTTTCTTAACGTATTTCTCTGCTGCAGTATAATCTTCTTGGGTTAAAAGGAGGCTTAAGTACGTATTGTGGATCCGTACAATGTTTCTTTTATTCTTAGCTAACTTTTCAAATTCCTTTCGCGCCTTATCGACCTCACCAATGTTATAATATTCTCTTGCTATTTGGACTGGGTCATTTGATTGTGCATTTAAGGAACCAAGGGAAACAATTAGTGAACAGGTTACCCCGAGGAAATACTTTATCAACAGATTTAAGCGACCCATATTATATTTAATTGATTTATATAAAATTAAGTTATCGTTATTAGACCTGTGGATAAGTGGAAAACTTTTTAGTCAACATTTAATCCAAGTACTTGTTTACGTATTGTTCAATAATACGGTTTTGTTCACAATTTACTAACTCATAAGCTGCTGTATTTTAGCACTTTGCTTTTATTTGTTGGAAAACGTTCATGCTATGTGTATAACTTAGAATTTCTTGTCAACTGTTATATGTACTGTGGATTTGTGTGTAGAACAATGGAGTTATTCAGATAACGAATTTGGTATGGTCACAGGTATATAGATTAAGTGGATTAATTGACATAAGTCATACAGATATCCACAACTTATACTTCGAAGATTAAACTAGAAAATCACGTTTACATCTGTCTGTTCCCAGTTCTTTCTTACCTCTATAATCTTCGTATTATAGAAGTCATCAAAATAGAATTTAGCTGGTTCAGATACGGAATTTGTAAGTATGTTAGCTATGTCCCATTTTCCGTTTCCATTAATGTCTTTAATAACTCTCACTTGGTATCGTCCAGCTGGTATGTATGGAAAAGTGAAATTTTTCTCTGTGCTCTGCTTAATTACATTTAGTGTTCGACTATCAAGAAGTTGAACTAGAACGTTATTGGATGATGATGTAACCGTACCGCTGATGGTAGCTGTATTTTCTGCTAACAATTTAGTGATTGTCTTCTGTTGACCCTTAGAGCTGTCTAGATCAACTGATATAAAAGCCGCTGATCTAATGTCGAAAATGGCGCTTTGAGAATTGGTAGAAAACATTGTTTCAGCAGTAACTGGATATTTGACTTCTGTTCGGTATTCATTCCATTGAAAGAGACTCGTGTCTAGACTAATAATATTAACACTATCTCTAATGAAGTTGAGGCTATCAGCGTTTATAGTGAGTACTGGTTTAGTAAATTCAATGCTTAAGGTGTCTATGTCTAAGATTCCTGGTGAACTCTCAGTGAATTGATAAGTGAAATTAGTTTTGGATAGTTTTGATTCCACAAAGTAAAAATCTGCAGTATCTACTAAGGTGAAATTAAGTGAATCTTTTACCGAGTAAATGAGTTGGGTGGTATCCTCAAAGGTACGACTGGTATTATAGAAGCGTATTTTTTCTTCACTAAAAGGATGATAGATCAATTCCTGACCAGATAGGATTTTGAAGTCTTCAATAGCTTTGTTAAATGTAATATCGTAATAGGTACCGAAAGATCTGGCAGAAACAGTTCTAAGGTCTTCTGTGCTTAGATTCTGAAGAGTCATATCTATACCTTCCAATGAATTGCTTAACTCTAGAGTATCAGCATAAAATCCGTATTGTTCTTTATCTGTATCTGCAATACCATTATTGTTTTTATCCCTTACAGAATATATTCGGAAAGAACCGCTAGGAAGGTTCTGAAAAGTATAATTTCCAAGTGAATCTGTTTTACTGTAGTAGGATGCCGAGCCTTTTATAATGTCCAAAGAATCTTGAAGTTGATACAGAGAAACCAAGGCGTTTTCAACAGGTTCTTGGTTGTAAAGGTTCTTTACATTACCAGCAATAGATAAAGAATCAATGTATGGTCCAGTAGAAAAACTTATGCCAATACCTATTGCTGGATTGTTATTGGTAACATCTTGAATGCTGTTCGCAAAGTTTATGCTATAGGTTGTGCTGTCCTCAAAAGGTTCAAAGAAGGTTAAGGTAACCGTATTTTTGGTAATCTTTGATCTGAATGATCCTTTGGGCTTTGGTGTAATTACTAGATCGGTTTCCAGTGATCTGGCTTGTACTCTTTCATCAAAAGAAAAAATGAGTGTATTACCTGAATAACCCGTCTCTCCTGCCTTTGGGTTCGATGATATCAACTCTGGACCTTTTTCATCTTCAGGCCCTCCTGTTGGAGAAATGATGCGTGCGCAAGAAACTGCACATAGGTTGGCAATGATTATTAAGGCTATGAACCGATGGGTAGTGGTCATTTGCTAAGTATATATATTAAACTACTAAACTCTCCATTTCGCTTAGCCATTCGATTTGAAATGTAACCTCTTCTAAATGCAGATAGATACTTTTTACTTCCGGTTTTATATTGTTCAGATAATAGACTTACATAGTAACTGTCGAACTTCATGGGGTGTGTTGCAACAATATTCAGACCAAATGTTTTACTCAATTGATGAATACTCTTTTGAGAGAAATGGTATAAATGTCGCGGCACGTCATAACCAGCCCAATACTCTTGATAGTGCTGTGCATCATTACTATGAAAATTAGGGAGCGCTAAAAGCAGTATTCCATTCTCGTCTAATTGATTGATAAGATCGTTAAGTGTATTCTCTAAGTCATGAACATGTTCTAGAACATGAAATAGACTGATTGACGAAAAATTGGTTTGTGGATCTATTGAATCAGTATCAGGGAGAATATTTAGTTGATACTTCTCTTGAGCAAATGCTCTGGCGGTTGAGTCCGGCTCGACACCTTCTACATTCCATTTATGTTTGGTTAAGTAGTTAAGGAAAGCACCACTGCCACAGCCATAATCTAGATGGTTTTTAGCTAGTGTATACTTTTCCAAAATACCTCTCTTCGATCTAAAGTTTAAGGATTGAACCGATTTGTATATAGTGTCAAAAATTGGGTTGATTTTATCACCATGAGACACGTAACTATTTGATTTATAGTATGTTATGATTTTATCTTTACTTGGTCTGGGATTTGTGTAGATAGTGTCGCATACTTTGCATCTAGTAAGCTGAAAACGCTCTCCACTACCATAGTGATCTTCAACTAACCGATCGCTGATTAGCTCGTTGTTTCCGCACAAGTAACATGAATGGATTGTTTCTGTTATCATCTGCCCATATGTACCATCAGTACTGAAATATCTGCGGGGGAAACACCGCTAATTCTTGATGCCTGGCCAATCGTCTTCGGTCTTATTTTACCCAGTTTTTCTTTGGCTTCAGACGAGAGTGCAGTGATCTTGTCGAAATCCATACTGTCCCTGATAACCAACCCCTCTAGTTGGATGACACGTTCTGCCAGTTTAGTCTCTTTATCAATATAGTCCTCATACTTAATGTAGATATCAGCGCCTTCTAGTGTCGCTTTATCATACTTAGCAAAGTAAGATGAATAGTCTTCGTTAATATGAAGTAAATCATTGATATGGACTTGAGG
This is a stretch of genomic DNA from Roseivirga misakiensis. It encodes these proteins:
- a CDS encoding MarR family winged helix-turn-helix transcriptional regulator; the encoded protein is MKREETVDHQIKMCWHAIYRMYNQQAVQHESTTSMAFVVLNIDPVEGTPATKIAPLMGLESRSLTRMLKNMEEKGFIYREKDPNDGRSVRIFLTETGQEKRRVSRETVIRFNEAVRKSIASDKLDTFFEVITKINQLIDSKSIF
- a CDS encoding SLBB domain-containing protein; this encodes MITVFSITPTNAQSEAQVKAELEKRGIDTKEEILSELRKRGMTEDDARRQAKVYGLDYDEYIRKYISGSETTDSTPKNVQEVSTDTVKYTSGDQIIKQAETQPTNAPVTAQSTSVKYFGYSIFNNNPYANQGALVGNIDPGYLIGPGDELRVYLWGEAEFQFEGKVDINGNLFIPNVGQVFVSGTTYENLNVRMKEYLSKFYSGLKKNPPKIFLDVSLTKLRPIRIMVMGESNKPGSHLINAFATTMNSLYVSGGIKISGSLREIKVFRNNRYISTMDLYDYLIKGTAREDIRLVSNDVVFIPSRKNSITLLGEVNKEAIFELKDNEGLIDLISFAGGLRPTAYTESVTIKRIKSISDRDGSSNFDREIININYKELIEQGVNYKLQDGDIITFDKVLEDLNNVVNIEGSVFRPGEYQLNETMNLKDLIMKAGGIRPNTYLDKVDLFRVDENGDLKFRTFSLSSILNSTNGAENIVLQRQDSLKVYNENEVKSLESVSISGFAADPITMPWRENLSLYDLIFMSANIEDLDFQNRILTSRADLFRYQEGKIEYQVVSFDLDSVLNKQFDVVLRPKDQVILYSRDITEVLEKYVSVQGAVKNGGRFRMTEEMNVEDLLIQAGGFLEKSFQDSVTITREFFDFSGNEIATNQRVKVDKDYLLGLKSASDNNDFLLKHNDRINVDLIPGSAEGRSVVLEGEVKFPGTYYLESKGETLSSVIRRAGGLSPNVYLPGAKFFRNGQQLAFSFEKLFEERNSKFDITVNDNDRIVFPESVFTVQVGGQVVNPSLQKYISGKGVRTYVRNAGGKTKEGRKIYITEPTGFTRKVGWFANPRVLDGSIITVSIKPPKPERQNNGKFLETFGTLAAIISSSLTAVFLAQRIAEN
- a CDS encoding tetratricopeptide repeat protein, whose product is MGRLNLLIKYFLGVTCSLIVSLGSLNAQSNDPVQIAREYYNIGEVDKARKEFEKLAKNKRNIVRIHNTYLSLLLTQEDYTAAEKYVKKVLRDNPDNFEYEIDLATVYRAKKEEEKIESLLDNVIRKETLKTSKDKKGTRIRILANKFFEKDFREKAIKAYVDGRRAIGREDMFALDLANIYRFMNRKAEMVSEYLTFSKNQPQNLNYVKNSLQNYLREPEDLDTLEVILYDFIQKEPGKPAFNDLLVWTHLQQKNFSAALRQARALDRRLENNGDNIMNVGMIAYRNTDYKTSQKAFDYILNDFQESPNRRLASRYTLLSEEEVLKSTYPVDTTAIKQLITKYGDFIEQSRDVFSVIEAQRRVALLQAFELNQVTAAIETLTEVLDQPVGRNKVVAEAKMDLADIYLLNKEPWESILLYGQVERMFKDEPLGYMAKLKSAKLSYFKGDFELAQSNLDILKLATSREIANDALDLSILIKNNTVFDTTDLVMQEYANIELMLFQNQKQESIALMDSMLIKYESHSIVDELLYLKANTLRELGDFPLALEALNKINETYYYEILGDDALFLTAKINEEDLGNSENAMNIYNDLLKKFPGSIFVAEARNRFRELRGDFSN
- a CDS encoding Ig-like domain-containing protein, which translates into the protein MTTTHRFIALIIIANLCAVSCARIISPTGGPEDEKGPELISSNPKAGETGYSGNTLIFSFDERVQARSLETDLVITPKPKGSFRSKITKNTVTLTFFEPFEDSTTYSINFANSIQDVTNNNPAIGIGISFSTGPYIDSLSIAGNVKNLYNQEPVENALVSLYQLQDSLDIIKGSASYYSKTDSLGNYTFQNLPSGSFRIYSVRDKNNNGIADTDKEQYGFYADTLELSNSLEGIDMTLQNLSTEDLRTVSARSFGTYYDITFNKAIEDFKILSGQELIYHPFSEEKIRFYNTSRTFEDTTQLIYSVKDSLNFTLVDTADFYFVESKLSKTNFTYQFTESSPGILDIDTLSIEFTKPVLTINADSLNFIRDSVNIISLDTSLFQWNEYRTEVKYPVTAETMFSTNSQSAIFDIRSAAFISVDLDSSKGQQKTITKLLAENTATISGTVTSSSNNVLVQLLDSRTLNVIKQSTEKNFTFPYIPAGRYQVRVIKDINGNGKWDIANILTNSVSEPAKFYFDDFYNTKIIEVRKNWEQTDVNVIF
- a CDS encoding class I SAM-dependent methyltransferase, which codes for MITETIHSCYLCGNNELISDRLVEDHYGSGERFQLTRCKVCDTIYTNPRPSKDKIITYYKSNSYVSHGDKINPIFDTIYKSVQSLNFRSKRGILEKYTLAKNHLDYGCGSGAFLNYLTKHKWNVEGVEPDSTARAFAQEKYQLNILPDTDSIDPQTNFSSISLFHVLEHVHDLENTLNDLINQLDENGILLLALPNFHSNDAQHYQEYWAGYDVPRHLYHFSQKSIHQLSKTFGLNIVATHPMKFDSYYVSLLSEQYKTGSKKYLSAFRRGYISNRMAKRNGEFSSLIYILSK